CCCATATGTGCGGTGGTCCTGCTACGGGCGCTCTCGGAGTGACGGAAGAATTGAAGAATTTCATGCCCGGCCCTTTGGTGGATAAGGAAGATGACGGACGTTATATTTTGAGAGATCAAACGGAAGTCAGCATTGGTAAGGTACGGAGTTTTCACGGTGTAGCCCAAACTGTACTCCGCTCCTACGCCTGGATTATGAGCCTCGGACCGGACGGTCTGAAGGATGTCGCTCAGGTGGCGGTGCTGAATAACAACTATCTATATCATAAAATTGTTCAAATACGAGGAGCGAGTGCCCCGTATGTCCAAGGACGCCGTTTAGAACAGGTCCGCTACAGCTGGAAACAACTCACGGATGAGACTGGAGTGACGACGGAGGATATTACGCGAAGAATGTGCGATTTTGGCTTGCATTACTGGACCTCTCATCACCCGTATATTGTTCCACAGCCGTTCACACTGGAGCCAACGGAATCCTATTCCAAGGAGGATCTCGACGAATATATCCATGCGCTGGAGCATATCTCAAATGAAGCCTATACTCAGCCAGATATCGTCAAATCAGCTCCGCATAACAGTACGGTGCATCGCAATGACGAATCATCTTTGGACGACCCGAAACAATGGTGTATTACTTGGCGTGCATATTTGAAAAAAACACAGCCAGAGCTTCACTAACTGCATTAGCATGTACGCTGTAGCTACTCTTATTGTGCATATAGAGGAACATTAATATTACTCGTTTTATAAATAGACAGAAAAGCAGCGCCCCTCAACCGTGTTGAGGGGCGCTTTAATATGATTCTATAGCTTTCAGTGGAGTTAAGATAACGATCTCTCCGGTTCCTCTTCCCCGTTTACACCTATTTTCTTATTCACTCAGCATGGACTGTGTGAAACTGATCCACTCCCGGGTTGCAAAGGATAAATATCGGTCCTTCCGCCAAATCATGCCGAGCTGCCACGGAATCACAGGTTCCATCACAGGTATAATGCGCACACGCATATGATCCACCTCACGGCAGATCGTTTCTGGCAGCAAAGCCACACCCAGATTGGCCGCTACCATTGCACTGAGCAGGTCCCATTGGGAGCTCTCGTACACCACCCGAGGCTGGAATCCCGCATGCTGACAGGCGGCGATAATCCGGTCATGCAGCGCAAAATCTTCCCGAAACAGCACAAATGCATCATGCTCCAGCTCGCGCAGCGCGATGGACTCTTTGCCCGCAAGCGGGTGTGAAGGGTGTACGATCAGATTCAGTTTCTCTTCCACAAAAACAAAGTGGTCCACGAGTTCATCCACGGTAGGCAGAACGGAGACACCAATATCCAGTGCACCACTAATCACATCGGCCTCTACTTTTTTGGCACCGTCTTCGAAGAGCTGAATGGTTACCTGTGGGTAAGCTTTATGAAATTCACCGATAATCATCGGAAAAAAGCTCGAACCTATCATCGGCGGCAAGCCGATCCGCAGGTGTCCTTTCTTCAGATTCATCAAGTCATCCAATTCGGACGATAAGCTGCGAAATGACTTTTCAATCTCCAGCGCCTGCCGAAAAAAGACATGCCCTGCATCCGTTAACGCTACCTTCTTGCCATAACGATCAAGCAGCGTTACGCCCAATTCGTCTTCCAAGCTTTTGACGGTTTTGCTAATCGTCGGTTGTGTAATGAACAGCACTTCGGCCGCTTTGGTGAAGCTTTGCTGCCGCGCAACTTCCAGAAAATATTGCAAATGGCGGATATCCATCGTCTGATCCCCATCTCTCATAGATAAATGGAATGGTAAACATTCTTAATATGCATTTTACTCATGAAAGAATGCGATGTAAAATTTGTGATATCAAGTGAATCATTTTCATAATACATTTGTCTGCTTCAATCAGGGCTAGATATAGATCAAAACGATTCAATTGGTCTATATCTAGTTACTTAAATTCACTTTTAGTGAGTTATGAAATTGATTCAAACAATGCTTCCATTCATTTTCATAAACAACTCAAAATCATCACGTTCATTATACAAGGAGGGATTGAAGTGAAGAAATGGGGCCTTGGCATTTTGCAAGTTGCGCTCTTGATGGCCTTTTCACTGCTCATGGACCAGTTGGCCCGTGCTCTCCATCTACCTGTACCAGGTTCAATACTCGGTATGATCGTGCTATTCATTCTGCTTCAGACCCGGGTCGTGAAGCTGCGCTGGATCGAAATTGGAGCTGCCTGGCTGCTCGGTGAGCTGCTGCTGTTTTTCATCCCGTCAGCCGTTGGCATTATGAACTACATGCCCATGCTGGAGCAAGATGGACTGCAAATTTTGTTTATTGTTCTGCTTAGCACATTTCTGGTCATGGCCTGCACAGGCCTTGTTGCCACCCGAATCGCCAAACGAAAGGAGCGTCACACCGGATGATTGGATTCCTCTGTCTCTTGTTAACCGTCGGTATTTACTTGGTCGCCAAACGCATGTATCGCAACCTGCCCAAAGTGTATCTGTCTCCGCTGCTGATTACGCCGCTTCTTGTCGTCGGTGTGCTGCTCGCAACAGGCACGGATTACGCAGCCTACAGCAGTGGTGGTAAATGGCTAAGTTTGCTGCTTCAACCGGCAACGGTAGCCTTCGCTATTCCGCTCTATACATTCTTCCATGTACTCAAAAAACATATTTCCGAGATCGTCTTCAGCGTTATGACGGGCTCCGTTGTGGCGGTCCTCTCTTCTGCCCTGCTCGCCAAATGGCTGCGCCTGGACTCCGGACTCATTCATAGTCTGATCCCAAGATCGATCACGACCCCTATTGCCATGAATGTATCGGCTACCATTGGAGGCATTCCGGCGGTTACGGCGGTTTTTGTCATCATGACCGGTCTGCTGGGGGCGATTATGGGGCCATCCATTGTGAAAATGCTGCGTATTGATGGTGAGATTGCACGTGGAACGCTGCTTGGAACCGGTGCCCATGGAACAGGCACATCCAAGGCTTTTGAGCTCAGTTCACTGACAGGTACCATCTCCAGCATCTCCATGGTACTGGCCGCATTGTTCACATTAGCGGTTGCACCCGTGCTATCCAAACTTATTTTCCCATAATAGATGGAATTAACCCTATTTCTTGAAATATTATTGTTGTATTAAAGCCCTTTCTTCCTTACAATAAGGACAGGTTTTAATTGTGAATATTGCGGGGGAGATGCGATGAAAAGAACCGGAATGAAGAGATCTCTGGACCGCCTTGGACGAATTGTCCTTCCCAAAGAAATGCGGGATACGATGGAAATCCATATCGGCGATCCGCTCGAGTTTTTCATTGAAGGGAAAGAGTTGATTTTGAGAAAGTACAAATCAACATTGTGTATTTTTTGCGGTGATGTGGATACTGAAATGTATTTCAAAGAGCAATTCATCTGCCGGACTTGTGCAATTCAATTAAAACACCCGGATGACACTCCCGATTGGTTCGTTCCTCCAAACAAACAGGCTCCTGCACCCGTGGAGCGTCCTGCTACCGAATCCGCCACAGTCTCATCTCCCGCATGGGAAGAAGGGACTACAGCTGCCAACCATGAGTACCCGGACCTGCGGCCGAAGACGGCACGCATGCTGCAACAGATGAAGGAAATTGTTGAACAGAATCCTGGTTTGGCTCAACAGCAAATTGCGGAAAAGCTTGGCATTAGCCAAGGACGCGTCTCCCAACTTAAAAAACTACTATAATAGGAATTTATTCGATTATTTATTAATCAGGAGACCTTCCGTTTCAAGAAGTCCCGTTGCAAGAGAACCCTTTGAAATCCGTGGGTTCTTCTTTTTTTTGAGATAAACGTAAAAAAGACGACTACCGCTTAATCACAGTGGTCATCTTTTTCAATATTCGTTACTCCAGCGTCTAACTCTTTAGACCTGCACGAGATCCATATCCATTTCTTCTGCTTCCAGTTTACGCATGCCCATAATAAGAACGACAATGTTGGCAACCAGTAGCACTGCCGGGAAAGGAACAGCCGTATATTGTCCGTAAATCAGATGACTTCCCACAGCCCCAATCAGAATAAACGTCAATACTCCTGAAGCCAGAATACGAGTTCGTGGAATCAACAGACCCACCGCACTGAGCAGCTCTACTGCACCAATGAGATACATCGTCCATGTAGGATAAGAGAAACCTTCGAAAGTCTTCACCATCATCTCTGCTCCACTAACCTTGTTAACCCCCGCCATTACAAACACACCTGCAAGCACAACCAACGCAATATATCCCAAAATTCTTAAGCCTTTGTTCATATGTATAATCCTCCTGAAAATGAATGTCCATATCCATCTGTTGTATAAAAAGCAATCTATGTAAAAGTTACTGCGTAACTCTATTTTTAAAATGGGCAGTTTGCACTGCAAAAAAAGGTACGTGCTGAAATTATACATATTAATAATTATTAACTTACTTTTATGAAGTGAGTATATAATAATAACATTATTTATTCAAGTAATTTTTTGACGAATAGTGTATAATACATACAAAAGGTATGTTACAGTACATTTTGTAGTAACATGTTGACTTCATTGTCCCTTACTTTGGTCAGAGCGGCAGAAAGCCACGCACTTTTATATATACGAATATACGAAGAAATCCATCAATACTTGAATCGAGGTGAACACGTTGAAGCTGAGAAAAGTAAAATCACCAAGTCCCTGTCTCATTACTCAGGCCATGGATATCATCGGTAAGAAATGGGTACTGCTCATCATGTACCAACTGTTATCCGGACCGAAACGATTCACAGAGCTGGAAGCAGAAATGGCGATTAGCGGTCGGTTATTATCCGAACGTCTAAAGGAGATGGAAATGGAAGGTATCGTAACCCGGCATATGTATCCTGAAATTCCGCCCCGCGTAGAGTATGAATTGACGCCCAAAGGAAGAGCCATCGAACCCGTCATCAATCAGATTTACAACTGGTCCTCAGACTGGTTGAAACAGCAGCAGTCTACTAAGTAGCCAGATTCTGATTCATGTACAACACAAAGACGCCTGAATTGAACTGATCTTCGGATCAGTCCAGATTCAGGCGTCTTTTTCATGTGGTTATATTTCTGGTTACGTCATAAAAGGATTAATGAGAGAGATGTTTGGAGCGCTGAAGCTGTATCGGCAATCCCGAATCTGCCGAAACCAATGCCGCCGTTGTAATTTCCTGTGTACGGCAGGCATCCGCATAATCGGACAAAATCCGTGAACGATCTCCGGTACGAAGGGCGTGAATGAACGCTTCATTTTCCCGCTCATACGGGTTATGCCCTGCTGGAATCTCCAGACCTGCCATCGCATGAGGGGCAGCACTTGGCAGAAGAAGACGTTCAGGCGTCCAATCCCAGACTCCGGCGTCCGTGTAAAACTGGAGCCCTGCGCCGCCTTCACCATCTGGCAGCAGGCAAGTGTTGGCAATGCTCGCGATCGCCCCACTTTCTAGCTTAAGCGTTACATTCGCCACATCGGCTACCGTGACATGTTCGTGCTTCTCATGCATGCAGCGCTGGGCCGCTGCAGCGTATACCTCTGTCACTTCACCAGCACAGTACCGCAGCAAATCCACGATATGGGTCGTCTGTTCCACAAACTGCCCCCCGGATCCTTCCTGGCGACGCCACCAGGCGACTCCTGGCATTCCGCCCATCCAGCGCCCAAGCGCCATGCCGACGGTCTGCTCTTTCATCGCTTCTTTCAGTACCTGTGCAGCCTCCTGATAACGGAAATGATAACCTACCGATGTCAACAATCCAGACTTCTGTACCTGATCCAGCACCTGACGAGGAATATCCATGCCTGTACTCAGCGGTTTTTCCACCAGGAACGGGATACCCCGACGAACCAATTCAGCTTCAATCGATCCATGAGACATCGGAGGAACACAGATATAGACTGCATCCAGCTTTTCACCATCCAGCATATGTTCAAGTTCACCGTAGCCAACAGCATCATAGACGGAAGCCATAGCCTCCGCCTTTTCCAGCGTTGTTCCACAGACAGCTGCTACACGAACGCCTTCCATTCGTGCCAGAATATCTGCATGTACCTTGCTGAACCAACCTGTTCCAATGATTCCGATCTGTAAAGTCATAGATGTAAACCCCTCTCCTTGTTACACGCTTACATGTTCCATTCGACCCCCACATGCGAAATCCTGCATTAAATTTTGCCCGATGCTTCCAAGAGTAACTGATCCAGTTCATTCGCAAATCGTATCGCTTGCTCCTCACGCCAATCCAGGCGTTCAGCCATAAACTGAATCACTACTGCCTTATACTGACGGACTTCGTCAATGCGGAAAAACAGGTCTCCGGTGCGTCTCACAAAAAAGTCTGCAGGTGTCACAGCCATCTCCTCGTCAATGGCATAACGCAGCATCAGCAGCAGCTCCTGCGACATACCATGCAGCTCTGCCTTTGCCCGCGGGTCAGGCATCCGCTCGTACAGTGCGCCTACATTGGAACCATACACTCGGGCTAATCGTTCCGCAGTAGATCTGTCGAGCCCAAGTGCTACTCCATCCTTAATCTTGCGTTCTGCATACGCGCCAAATCCGGCGGAACCGCCAACATGACCTCCAGAGATTGGCATCTCTTTCGTTATACATGGTCCAACGGATTTCCCCGTCTCCTGCTCCAATTGGCGAGCAGTGAGATCAACAACCATCTCGGCCATTTTGCGGTACCCAGTTAATTTACCCCCGGCAATGGTGATCAACCCCGAAGGGGCTACCCACACTTCATCTTTGCGCGAAATTTCGGAAGGTCCTTTGCCTTCCTCATGAATCAACGGACGCACACCTGCCCAACCGGACTCCACATCCTCGGCTCGAATCCGAACGTCCGGGAACATGCCGTTGACGGCATCGATGACATAATTCCGGTCTGCCTCAGAGATTAACGGGTGTGCGGGATCATCTTCGAATACGGTATCTGTGGTTCCCACATAGGTTTTCCCATCCCGCGGGACAGCAAAGACCATTCGTCCATCCGGTGTATCAAAATATACAGCCTGCCTTAACGGGAAACGCGTACCGTCGAATACCAGATGAATACCTTTGGTCATCTGCAACGTTTTGCCCTGGCGAGACCCATCGATCTTGCGCAGCTCATCCACCCATGGACCGGAAGCATTAATCACCTTGGTTGCCCGCAAATCATAAGATTGACCGCTGATCTGGTCCACAGCCTGAATACCTGTAATAACCCCATTCTCCTTCAGGAATTTCGCTGCCTTCACATAGTTCACGGCCAGTGCACCGCGCTCTACCGCTTCCTTCATCACTTCAATGGTAAGCCGGGCATCGTCCGTTCGGTATTCCACATAACGTCCACCACCCAGCAGTCCTTCCTTGCGCAGCAAAGGCTCACTGTCTGAGACGGCGCCGGCATTTAACATTTGGCGTCGTTCACTACGCTTCACTCCGGCAAGCCGGTCATACACCATCAGGCCCATGGATGTGCTGAAGCGGCCAAAGGTACCCGCCGTATAGATGGGGAGCAGCATCGGTTCGGGTGTCGTCACATGCGGCCCATTCTGGTACACCACCGCTCGCTCCCGTCCCACCTCAGCCACCATTTTCACTTCAAACTGCTTCAGATACCGTAGACCGCCATGCACCAGTTTGGTCGAACGACTGGATGTGCCTGCTGCAAAATCCTGCATTTCCACCAGTGCTGTCTTTAATCCGCGGGAAGCTGCATCCAGCGCAATCCCGGCTCCCGTGATTCCCCCACCAATAATCAATATGTCAAAATGTGCATTCGCCATCCGATCCAGATATTCCGTACGCTTTTCCGCCGAGAACGATGTTGTCATTCTGATTCCTCCCATTGATTACCTCTGTTATACCCACAAAAGCACAAAAAAAAGACCACGTCATTCGCTTCAGCAATTGCTGAGCGGTACGTGGTCTCTCCCGATCTCCAGACATCATTTTTTTAACTTGTGACTTAATCCTATCACACAATTAAGGCGGCGTGAAGGCCTGAAATGACACATTATTCAAAAAAATTTCAAAAAGTTGTTCTGCCTGCGGATGGAATTTCAAGCTGATCCACTAATCATTTATTTTTCCTTATAGTGGGTATATGTTTTCTCTTCTCCAGGAAAATAACCCCTGTAAGTTATGCATCATTTTCCACCAATAAATATCATTTATTGTAGAACTTTAACGAAAAAGTACAAATGCCCATTCGAAATATAATCCACTCATTTGAAAACCATCGCTGCCTTCACTGCACGTTGCCACCCTGCATACAGTCCTGTACGCTCATCTTCAGCCATAACCGGATGGAAGACACGCTCCGTATTCTCGTGATTCGCCAATTCATCCGCGCTATTCCAATACCCTACTGCGAGTCCTGCCAGATAAGCCGCACCTAATGCCGTCGTTTCGTTCACATTGGGACGCTCCACAGGGATATTCAGAATATCACTCTGGAATTGCATCAGAAAATCATTGGCCGCTGCTCCCCCATCCACACGCAAGGCATTCACCGGAATACCTGAATCGGATTCCATTGCCGTCAGTACATCCTTGGTCTGATACGCCAGTGCTTCCAGGGTTGCACGGATAAAATGTTCTTTGGTGGTTCCTCGCGTCAAACCAAACACAGCTCCCTTAACTTCACTGTCCCAGTAAGGGCTGCCCAGACCCACAAATGCAGGCACCATATAAACGCCGTCTGTAGAGGGTACACGTGCCGCATAATCCTCACTGTCTTTTGAGGAACGAAGCATCCGTAAGCCGTCACGCAGCCACTGTACCGCCGAACCGGCAACAAAAATACTGCCTTCCAGCGCATACTCGATTTTACCATTAATGCCCCATGCAATAGTTGTAATCAGCCCGTGGTTGGACTGTACAGGTTGTTCTCCAGTATTCATAAGCATGAAACAGCCGGTGCCGTACGTATTTTTCATGCTTCCCTTTGTGTAACAGCCCTGACCGAATAATGCCGACTGCTGATCTCCTGCTGCTCCGGCAATCGGAATCCGATGACCAAAGAAATGGTAGTCAACCGTGTGTGCGTACACCTCGGATGAACCGCGCACTTCCGGCAGCATCGCTTTGGGAATGTCCAAAATTTGCAGCAATTCATCATCCCATTGCAGATCATAGATGTTGTACATTAAGGTGCGAGAAGCATTAGATACATCGGTGACATGAGTACCACCGCTCAGCTTCCAGATCAGCCAACTGTCGATCGTACCAAACAGAAGCTCACCCTTCTCTGCACGCTCCCGGGCACCAGGCACATGATCCAGAATCCACTTTACCTTGGTTCCCGAGAAGTAAGGGTCAATGAGTAGACCCGTTTTGCGATGAAATAGGTCACCCAGACCCTTCGCCTTCAACTTATCACAAATTCCAGCCGTTTGTCTGGACTGCCAGACTACTGCATTATAGATGGGCCGGCCCGTTTCTTTGTCCCATACCACAACCGTTTCCCGCTGGTTTGTAATGCCGATGCCGGCAATCTGGATCGGCTTGATTCCACTTTCGGCCAGACACGAAGCCATCACTGCCAGAATGGAGCTCCAAATTTCATTGGCGTTCTGCTCCACCCAGCCCGGCTTGGGAAAGTACTGTGGAAATTCCTGCTGTGCAATATGCACAATCTCACCGCTCCGGTTAAACAGAATAGCCCGGGAACTCGTCGTCCCCTGATCTAGGGCCAGTATATATTTTTCCATACAGACAACCTCCTGTTGTGGGATTACTGCTTATATTCTGTATGCGATTTCTTGTAGTGCCGAATCAGGTCCACGTTGGAAGTGGTTACTGCAGTAGCTCCGGCTTCCAGCGCCAGTTCAACCTCTTCCGTTGAGCGGATCAACCCACCTGCAATAATGGGTATACCTGTCCGTATGGATACTTCTGCAATAATATGCGGGATAACACCGGGCAGTACTTCAATATAATCCGGTTGGGTCTTGGACAGCAAAAGATAACTTTTCTCCAGCGCATTTGTATCCAGCAGAAAAACGCGCTGAATGGCTGTAATCCCTTTCTGTTTCGCCTTCTGAATTACACTGGCTCGCGTCGAAATCAGTCCTGCCGGACGAATATGCTGGCATAAATACTCTGCGGCATATTCATCGTTCTTCAGCCCCTGCACCAGATCGGCATGCAGTACTATTTTTTTACCACGTCGCCGTGCTTCTTCCAGCAGACTATGAAGCTGCGCAATATGCGTATCCAGCATAACCCCATAGGTGTAAGGGCCTTCAATCATTGCTTCAAACTGCTTCATGCTCTTGGCAGCCGGTAACACATACTGTCCCTCAAATGGCACCTTCGTTCCTCCCGCATAAATCAGATGCCTATATTGTATAGTTCGTATGGTATGAACGGCAAGCAAAGTCAGGACCGTCAGATTAATTCTTGGCGTGAGACGGGACCGTTCCATTCTCTAAACTTAAAAAAGCTGTTCATGTATACCCCAGAAGGAGCATACACAAACAGCTTAAATTGTCCTGTCTATTGGACAGAATGGCAAACAGGCTTTATGTCAAAATCATATTGAACGATCGATCGGGATCGGGATCAACCTTTTAGGCTTGGGCGTGTGGAAGCAAGGTCTCTTCGCCAGCCCATGCATCATTTTCTGCCAAGTGACCAGAACGGCTCACTTTGGTCTGCAAATATTTTTCGTTAAAGGACGAGCGATCTCCCCACAGTGGCACACGTCCACCTACATTCAGTCCCGCTTCCTGCAAAGCAGCAAGCTTGCGTGGATTGTTCGTGATCAATGTAACAGGAGCTGAACGAAGCGCACGCAATACGGCAATGGCATCATCATAATTACGCGCATCGTCTGTGAACCCAAGTTGCAGGTTAGCGTCAACGGTATCCAGACCTTCCTCTTGCAACAGGTATGCCATCGCTTTGCTGAACAGACCGATGCCACGGCCCTCATGATTCGCCAGATAAAAGAGTGCTCCTGCTCCATGGGCAGCAATCATCTTCATCGATTGCTCCAGTTGGAAGCCGCAGTCACAACGTTTGCTGCCAAAGATGTCACCTGTATGACAGATGCTGTGCATCCGAATCAGTGCTTCCTGTGCTTCGGCAAAATCACCGTACACTAATACGCTGGATTGCTGACGTTCAGCCAGTTCGGCAGTAGCGAGAGATTCAATCAGCTCGCCGCTTTCCATAGCTTTCTCCGATTTCATCCAGCTGTACCACTGGAAGGTGTGTGTCTCTCCATCAAGGTTCACCGGAAGCTTAATCGGCCCAACGAGGTAAATGAATTCTTTTCCACTCGGAAAAGTCTGGATTTTGGGGGCAAGCAGTTGAATAATATGTGAATTAATCATTAGTAAGTTCCTCCTGTTAAGCCATCTTGGTTATGAATTGATTCGCATCCAGACGGAAAATGGATCACTGGATTGCATATCATACGTATCTATATTATTGTCATCATCATTAGTTACTTTATGTAAGCAAGTTTAAAATAAAAATTATGTTGTGTCAAGTAACTTTTGTTTCTAAAGTAACTAATAAATTTATGATACGCAACCGACACAAATTTGTGTTTCATTTCAGGAATATTGGGTATGAGTTTATAAACTGCTCATACACTTATGTTGTAGTCCATCGCACTTCATGCCTCGAACTTAACGATGAGGGGGTTATCACATGATCCGCCGGAAAAGAACATGCTGGACAGCCATTCTGCTAGTCTGTGTCATGCTGGTGAGCGGATGCTCCATATGGCCGGGACAGAACGATTCATCGAGCAATAAAAAGGTAGCGCTTACATTATGGTACTGGAACCGTTCCATCGATGATAAGCTGATTGCCAAGGCCAAGGAAAAGTTCCCCAATATTGAACTGACCGCCCAGAAAATCGGTGGTGATTTCAAAGCAAAACTCAAAACGACACTCGCTGCGCGCTCAGGTGAGCCGGACATTGTCGCATTGAACGATTGGATCATGGAGCTCTTTCCCAGCGAGGACCGTTTCTATAATCTGTATGATCTCGGCGCAGGTGACGTCGAAGACCAATATCTGGATTGGAAATGGAAGCAAGGCGTTACACCAGGTGGACAAATGATCGGTTTCCCTATGGATACGGGACCGACAGCCCTCTTCTACCGTGCAGATCTATTTAAAGAGGCCGGATTGCCTTCCGAGCCTGAAGAAGTGGCTCGTCAGATCAACAACTGGGATGCCTATTCTGCTGCAGGAGAAAAGATCAAGGAGAAGTTCGGAGGCAAGGTATTTCTAACCGACAATATTGGAACCGTTTACAATCAAGTGTTATCGCAAGGAACCGAACGGTATTTCCGTCCTGACGGCTCGTTTATCGGCATGGATTCTCCACTCGTCAAGCAGAGCTGGGATACCGCCGTATCCTTCAAGCAAAAAGGGCTGCTCGCTAATGCCGACGGCTGGACCCCGGGCTGGAACGCAGCGATGAATAATGGTGAGATTGCTTCCTTTGTGGGAGCCGTCTGGATGAAGCAGGTACTGCAGGAAGCCGCGCCGGATACATCTGGCAAGTGGCGAGTCACTCGCGCTCCTGGTGGAGACGGCAATAACGGTGGATCATTCCTGTCCATTTTGAAGTCGAGCAAACACCCAAAAGAAGCGTTCGAAGTCATCCAGTGGCTGCAAAGCCCGGATAATCAGCTTGAACAATATAAGACGTTGAACCTGTTTCCTTCGGCACCTGGTGTGTTCGATACACCGGCGATGAAAGAAGAAGAACCCTTCTTCGGCGGACAGGCAACTGGGCCTGTATTTGCCGAATCGGCACAGCATGTGCCCGAGGCTTTCTTTGGCGAACGATACCCTTCGGTGCACAACATCATTACTCGGCGGCTGAATGATATTGCGAAGCAAAATGCCAACCCGGAGCAGGTCTGGCCTGATACGGTTCACCGTGTTGAGCGGGAGTTACAGCGTTAATTCAAACACTCTTATGAGATGGCAATCCGCAAAGGAGGAATTCATATGGCTGTAACCGAACCTCGCCTCACTCCGGATCCCGGAAAGGTAAGTCCGGATTTGGATCGGCAGAAATCACTCTTGTCCCGGATGTGGGAACAACGTGCACTCTATGTGGCGATCTCCCCGTTTTACATTCTGTTTGCCGTGTTTGGACTGTTTCCGATCGGTTTTTCCTTATATCTGGCCTTCCACAAATGGGATGGCATTGGTGTGATGACCTATAACGGACTAAACAACTTTAAATATATGCTGACCGATGCAGAATTCTGGCAAGCGGTGGGCAATACGTTCATGATCTGGATATACGCGACCATCCCGATGTTGTTCTTTGCCCTGATCATTGCGTTTCTGCTGCATGCACCGTTTGTGAAGTTCCGTACGCTGTTTCGCGTGGGATATTTCCTGCCGAACGTGACGTCCATCGTGGCCGTCGCCATTATCTTCGGTGCCCTATTTGCCAACAACTACGGATTTCTTAACTATCTGCTCCAGTCCGTAGGACTTCCAGTGGTGGAGTGGCTGAACGCGCCATGGGGCATCAAAGTGGCAATCTCCTCCATGGTGGTCTGGCGCTGGACAGGATACAACGCAGTCATCTATCTGGCCGGACTTCAGAGCATCCCGCAGACATTGTACGAGGCAGCCAAGATTGACGGCGCATCCGGGATACAGTCTTTTTTCCGAATTACGATTCCGATGCTGCGTCCAGTCATTCTGTTCACTGTAATCACATCAACAATCGGCGGTATGCAGCTATTCA
This window of the Paenibacillus marchantiae genome carries:
- a CDS encoding glycerol-3-phosphate dehydrogenase/oxidase, which codes for MTTSFSAEKRTEYLDRMANAHFDILIIGGGITGAGIALDAASRGLKTALVEMQDFAAGTSSRSTKLVHGGLRYLKQFEVKMVAEVGRERAVVYQNGPHVTTPEPMLLPIYTAGTFGRFSTSMGLMVYDRLAGVKRSERRQMLNAGAVSDSEPLLRKEGLLGGGRYVEYRTDDARLTIEVMKEAVERGALAVNYVKAAKFLKENGVITGIQAVDQISGQSYDLRATKVINASGPWVDELRKIDGSRQGKTLQMTKGIHLVFDGTRFPLRQAVYFDTPDGRMVFAVPRDGKTYVGTTDTVFEDDPAHPLISEADRNYVIDAVNGMFPDVRIRAEDVESGWAGVRPLIHEEGKGPSEISRKDEVWVAPSGLITIAGGKLTGYRKMAEMVVDLTARQLEQETGKSVGPCITKEMPISGGHVGGSAGFGAYAERKIKDGVALGLDRSTAERLARVYGSNVGALYERMPDPRAKAELHGMSQELLLMLRYAIDEEMAVTPADFFVRRTGDLFFRIDEVRQYKAVVIQFMAERLDWREEQAIRFANELDQLLLEASGKI
- the glpK gene encoding glycerol kinase GlpK, which encodes MEKYILALDQGTTSSRAILFNRSGEIVHIAQQEFPQYFPKPGWVEQNANEIWSSILAVMASCLAESGIKPIQIAGIGITNQRETVVVWDKETGRPIYNAVVWQSRQTAGICDKLKAKGLGDLFHRKTGLLIDPYFSGTKVKWILDHVPGARERAEKGELLFGTIDSWLIWKLSGGTHVTDVSNASRTLMYNIYDLQWDDELLQILDIPKAMLPEVRGSSEVYAHTVDYHFFGHRIPIAGAAGDQQSALFGQGCYTKGSMKNTYGTGCFMLMNTGEQPVQSNHGLITTIAWGINGKIEYALEGSIFVAGSAVQWLRDGLRMLRSSKDSEDYAARVPSTDGVYMVPAFVGLGSPYWDSEVKGAVFGLTRGTTKEHFIRATLEALAYQTKDVLTAMESDSGIPVNALRVDGGAAANDFLMQFQSDILNIPVERPNVNETTALGAAYLAGLAVGYWNSADELANHENTERVFHPVMAEDERTGLYAGWQRAVKAAMVFK
- a CDS encoding ABC transporter substrate-binding protein, with protein sequence MIRRKRTCWTAILLVCVMLVSGCSIWPGQNDSSSNKKVALTLWYWNRSIDDKLIAKAKEKFPNIELTAQKIGGDFKAKLKTTLAARSGEPDIVALNDWIMELFPSEDRFYNLYDLGAGDVEDQYLDWKWKQGVTPGGQMIGFPMDTGPTALFYRADLFKEAGLPSEPEEVARQINNWDAYSAAGEKIKEKFGGKVFLTDNIGTVYNQVLSQGTERYFRPDGSFIGMDSPLVKQSWDTAVSFKQKGLLANADGWTPGWNAAMNNGEIASFVGAVWMKQVLQEAAPDTSGKWRVTRAPGGDGNNGGSFLSILKSSKHPKEAFEVIQWLQSPDNQLEQYKTLNLFPSAPGVFDTPAMKEEEPFFGGQATGPVFAESAQHVPEAFFGERYPSVHNIITRRLNDIAKQNANPEQVWPDTVHRVERELQR
- a CDS encoding glycerol-3-phosphate responsive antiterminator, producing MPFEGQYVLPAAKSMKQFEAMIEGPYTYGVMLDTHIAQLHSLLEEARRRGKKIVLHADLVQGLKNDEYAAEYLCQHIRPAGLISTRASVIQKAKQKGITAIQRVFLLDTNALEKSYLLLSKTQPDYIEVLPGVIPHIIAEVSIRTGIPIIAGGLIRSTEEVELALEAGATAVTTSNVDLIRHYKKSHTEYKQ
- a CDS encoding GTP cyclohydrolase II, whose product is MINSHIIQLLAPKIQTFPSGKEFIYLVGPIKLPVNLDGETHTFQWYSWMKSEKAMESGELIESLATAELAERQQSSVLVYGDFAEAQEALIRMHSICHTGDIFGSKRCDCGFQLEQSMKMIAAHGAGALFYLANHEGRGIGLFSKAMAYLLQEEGLDTVDANLQLGFTDDARNYDDAIAVLRALRSAPVTLITNNPRKLAALQEAGLNVGGRVPLWGDRSSFNEKYLQTKVSRSGHLAENDAWAGEETLLPHAQA